The genome window AGGCTCACCTGGTAGACATCGCCGAGCCTGCCGCCGATGAAGCGGTTGCCGACCCGGATGAAACCGGCTGGCACGTCGGTGACGAAGAAGTGGTGATTGCCCTGCTCGCCCTCCGGCCGGAGCAGGCCGCGACTCCTCAGGATATCGGCCACGGTGCGCGCCGTCTCTTCGGCCGAGTCCACGAGCCTGACGTCTTCACCCACGGTTTCGCCGATGACCCTCTTAAGGAGGGGATAGTGGGTACAGCCGAGCACGATGGTGTCGACCCCCTGCTCCCGCAGGCCGGCCAGGTAAGTGCGGGCTGAGAGGCGCGCCACCTCGTTGTCGGTCCACCCCTCTTCGGCCAGGGGAACGAAAAGCGGACAGGCGCGGGTGATCACCTCCACCTCGGGATTGAGTCGCTTGATGGCCTTGGCATAGGCGCTGCTCCGGATGGTCCCCTCGGTGCCGATGACCCCGACCTTGCCGGTGCGCGTGGTGGCCACGGCCCGGCGGGCGCCCGGCTCGATGACGCCGACGACCGGGATGGGGAGCCGTTCGGTGAGGGCTTCGAGGGAGGCGGCCGAAGCGGTGTTGCAGGCCACCACCAGGAGCTTGATGTCGCGCTTCACCAGGAACGATGCGATTTCGAGGCTGTAGCGGGTGACGGTTTCAGGGGACTTGGTCCCGTAGGGGACCCGGGCGGTATCGCCCACATAGATGGTATCCTCCTGGGGGAGAACCTTGATGATCTCCTTGAGGACGGTCAGTCCTCCGACCCCCGAGTCGAAAATACCTATGGCTTTCCAGGGCACGATTCTTCTCCACACGCGGACGCTCGCCGATATCGCCGGCCCGTGGGCAACGGGCATCCCTGCCACAAAAACGACCGGCGCTTTCAGTTGTTGCGTCGCTTAAAAATGTATATACTAGGGAAGCCATATTACCTTGTCAAGCCATTTGCCCGGACACCCGACGGTGTAACCCCGCTTCATTTCAGGGTGAAAGTCCGATAGCCGCCTGGAGCCCCCATGGAAAAACAGGAACTGCTCGATAAGACCCGTGAGACCCTCAGCCCCTTCGAGACGGGAAACATCATCGCGTACATAAAGAGCCTGACGCTCAAGAGCGCCATGGAAAATCCGTGGATCATCAGTATCCTGGCCATCGTCATCTTTTACGGGGTGTTCAAGAGATCGAAATTCGTCCTGTCCACGGTGTTCGCCATCATATCCATTACGCTTCTCAT of Geobacter anodireducens contains these proteins:
- a CDS encoding glutamate racemase → MPWKAIGIFDSGVGGLTVLKEIIKVLPQEDTIYVGDTARVPYGTKSPETVTRYSLEIASFLVKRDIKLLVVACNTASAASLEALTERLPIPVVGVIEPGARRAVATTRTGKVGVIGTEGTIRSSAYAKAIKRLNPEVEVITRACPLFVPLAEEGWTDNEVARLSARTYLAGLREQGVDTIVLGCTHYPLLKRVIGETVGEDVRLVDSAEETARTVADILRSRGLLRPEGEQGNHHFFVTDVPAGFIRVGNRFIGGRLGDVYQVSLDAEKERP